From a single Phocoena sinus isolate mPhoSin1 chromosome 1, mPhoSin1.pri, whole genome shotgun sequence genomic region:
- the DHRS3 gene encoding short-chain dehydrogenase/reductase 3 isoform X6, translating into MGTECHYFICDVGNREEVYQTAKAVREKVGDITILVNNAAVVHGKSLMDSDDDALLKSQHVNTLGQFWTTKAFLPRMLELQNGHIVCLNSVLALSAIPGAIDYCTSKASAFAFMESLTLGLLDCPGVSATTVLPFHTSTEMFQGMRVRTLRPALPDCRVVGILAARHDGKGSQGLGASSVDSLKAAKPVPGAQELRFAQGDIIPRFPNLFPPLKPETVARRTVEAVQLNQALLLLPWTMHALIILKRPFQEVKHPSAFIGCQPPGNQVPLWLLWTQWASEELL; encoded by the exons GTGGGCGACATCACCATCCTGGTGAACAACGCCGCCGTGGTCCACGGGAAGAGCCTGATGGACAGTGACGATGATGCCCTTCTCAAGTCCCAGCACGTCAACACCCTGGGCCAGTTCTGG ACCACCAAGGCCTTCTTGCCACGGATGCTGGAGCTGCAGAACGGCCACATCGTGTGTCTCAACTCCGTGCTGGCGCTCTCTGCCATCCCCGGTGCCATCGACTACTGCACGTCCAAAGCCTCAGCCTTCGCCTTCATGGAGAGCCTGACCCTGGGGCTGCTGGACTGTCCAGGCGTCAGTGCCACCACCGTGCTGCCCTTCCACACCAGTACCGAGATGTTCCAGGGCATGAGGGTCAG GACCCTGAGGCCAGCCCTTCCAGACTGCAGGGTCGTGGGCATCCTGGCAGCCCGTCATGATGGCAAAGGAAGCCAAGGGTTGGGGGCGAGCTCCGTGGACTCTCTGAAGGCAGCCAAGCCCGTGCCGGGGGCCCAGGAGTTGCGTTTTGCTCAGGGTGACATCATCCCCAG GTTCCCCAACCTCTTCCCGCCCCTAAAGCCGGAGACCGTGGCCCGGAGGACGGTGGAAGCTGTGCAGCTCAATCaggccctcctcctcctcccgtgGACGATGCACGCCCTCATTATCTTGAAAag GCCTTTTCAGGAGGTGAAGCACCCCAGTGCCTTTATCGGATGTCAACCCCCAGGAAACCAGGttcccctctggctgctgtggacACAGTGGGCATCTGAGGAGCTACTCTAA